CTGTTCCGCAGTCATCCCGGCCGCTATGCGGCGACCCGGATGGTGCTCTTCGCGACGACAGGTGTGGCCCTCGTCGGTTACTACCTGTATCCGCTCGCCCCGCCGCGGCTCATGAACGGCCAGAGCTTCATCGACACGGTGATGGTCCACCACACCTGGGGTTCGATGGCCTCCGGCGACCTGAAGAACATGTCCAACCAGTACGCCGCGATGCCGTCGATGCACATCGGCTGGTCGGTCTGGTCCGGCCTGACGATCTTCGCGCTGGCCTCGATCCCGTGGGTTCGTGTCCTGGGCATGCTCTACCCGGTGGCCACGCTCATCGTGATCGTCGCCACCGCCAACCACTTCTGGCTGGACGCCGTCGGCGGCCTGATGTGCCTCGCCTTCGGCTACGCGGTGGCGCGGGTCTGGTACGGGACGTTGCCTTACTCCTTGCCGAGGCTGGTGCCTGTGCGAAGTCCGGGCAGGGCGCTGTTGCCGGGAAGGTCCAAGGCGGCCTCTACTCCCCCCGGTGCACCACGTGACCACCGGTCACCGTCAGTCGTACCGGTGCCTGAGCCACCTCGTCCCCGGGAGCCGTCACCGGGTCCACCCCGAAGGCCGTGAGGCCCGCCCGAGCCGAAGCGGCGCCCTTCGGGCCGCGTGCCGTCGCCAGGACCGTCCGTACGTCGTAGTGGGCGATCGGCCGGTCCGAGCCCAGGGCGACCGTCGCGCCCGCGTCCCGCAGATCGCGCAGACGCCAGGCGTGGGCGGCCCGGGCCGGCGCCCAGGCGGCGGGACCACTCGTCGGTGCCGTCGGCGCGGGTGTAGGCGGTGTGCGGCGGCTGCAGGGAGGCGGCCACCCTACGCGTAGAAGGCGCCGCCGCTTTTGACGTGCCGGCTCATGCTCGTGAAGCCGACAGCGAAGACGGTGAGAGTGATGCCGGCGACGAGGTAGCCGACCGGGGCGCCGATGCCGCCGAGCAGGATCGCGAGCGGAGCGACGCCGGCCATGACGGTGAGCGGGGCGGCGGCGGAGACGGCGTAGAAGGCGATGTCGGCGGTGCCGCGGAGGCCGGCCGTGGCGGGCGGCGTCTTCTCCGCGGGGATGTCGGAGGCGGTCACGGACATGGGGAAGCCCTTCGAGCGGCGGACAGAGCGATACTCGGAGCCAACGGAGCACCGTTGACCTGGGCGATTCCAACGTGCCGCAGATCGCCAAGCGGCTCGGCGCGCAGACCGGCTCGGTGTATCACCATGTGGACGGCCGGGACGGCATCGTGGAACTGCTGCGCGAGCGGGTCGCGTCCGTGATCGACGCCGGGACGCTGTCCCTGGCGCCCTGGGACACGGCGCTGGAGGCCTGGGCGCGCTCCTACCGTGCCGCGTTCGCCGCACACCCGAAGGCGATCCCGCTGCTGATGACGTCACCGATGCGGGCGCCGCGCGTCCTGGAGCAGTACGAGCGGGCGGTGACGCTGCTCCTGGACGCCGGGTTCGCCCCCGCCGACGTCATGCCGCTCCTCGTAGCCCTGGAGAACCTGGTCCTGGGCTCGGCGCTCGACCTCGCGGCCCCGGAGACGATGTGGGAACTGACGCCGGACGCGCCGACGCCCCGGCTGGCGGAGGCGCTGGCGGCGGTGGGAGAAGGGCGGGCGGACCGGGCGTTCGAGGTGGGGCTGGAGGGGCTGATGACTCATGCTCGTGCGCTGAGGGTGCACGCGAAGAAGCGCTGAGGGTTCAGCAAGGTCGGTCTGCGGGTTCACGCCCCGTAGAACAGCTCCTCCACCACACCCCGCGCCCGCCTCGCCGTACGCCGGTACGCGTCGAGCATGTCGCCGACGTGTCCCGGGCCGTACCCCAAGTACCGCCCCACGGCGGCCATTTCACGTCCGTGCGACGGGAACGTGTCCCCGGCTCGGCCGCGCACCAGCATCACCGCGTTCCGCACCCGCGTCGCCAGCACCCACGCCTCGTCCAGGGTCGCCGCGTCCTCGCCGGAGACGAGTCCGGCGGCGCAGGCTGCGGCGAGGGCCTCGCGGGTGCGGGTGGTGCGCAGGCCCGGCTCGGCCCAGCCGTGGTGCAACTGGAAGAGCTGGACGGTCCATTCGACGTCGGAGAGCCCGCCGGGCCCGAGCTTGGTGTGCAGCTTCGGGTCGGCGCCGCGCGGCATCCGCTCGGACTCCATACGGGCCTTCAGACGCCGGATCTCACGGACGGCGTCGTCGCCGAGTCCCTCCGCCGGATACCGCAGCGGGTCGATCAGCTCGATGAAGCGCCGCCCCAAGTCCTCGTCGCCGGCGACGACTTCGGCCCGCAGCAGTGCCTGTGACTCCCAGACCAGGGACCAGCGGCGGTAGTAGGCCTCGTACGACTTCAACGACCGTACGAGCGTCCCGGACTTGCCCTCCGGTCGCAGGTCCGCGTCGATCAGCAGCGGCGGGTCGGCGCTCGGGATCTGGAGCAGTCGCCGCATCTCGGAGACGACCTTGTTCGCGGCGTCCGCGGCCTCCCGCTCCTCGACGCCTTCCCGCGGCTCGTGCACGAACAGGACGTCCGCGTCGGAGCCGTAGCCGAGTTCGTGCCCGCCGAAGCGGCCCATGCCGATGATCGCGAACCGGGTGGGCAGCTCCTCGCCCCAGCCCTCGCGGACGACGGC
This genomic window from Streptomyces sp. DG2A-72 contains:
- a CDS encoding phosphatase PAP2 family protein codes for the protein MGETTVTTAEEGREEAVPHPVTVETGPGPLSRLRTPRRPRLWFEILLIAVSYWTYSLIRNAVPEQKGQALSNADWLWRLEHDLGIAVEESVNHAVDSVTWLIVGMNYYYATLHFVVTLGVLVWLFRSHPGRYAATRMVLFATTGVALVGYYLYPLAPPRLMNGQSFIDTVMVHHTWGSMASGDLKNMSNQYAAMPSMHIGWSVWSGLTIFALASIPWVRVLGMLYPVATLIVIVATANHFWLDAVGGLMCLAFGYAVARVWYGTLPYSLPRLVPVRSPGRALLPGRSKAASTPPGAPRDHRSPSVVPVPEPPRPREPSPGPPRRP